CGATTCCAGTTGAGCAGCTGGTCAGGATCGTGCTCTTTACTTCCACTTCTTGAACTTGCCTCCACCGTGCTTCCCGTACTTGCCGTGCTTGCCTCCATGCTTCCCGAATTTACCATGCTTAACCTTGCCGTGACCCCCGTACCCTGGCATGCCGTGACCCCCGTACCCTGGCATGCCGTGAGATGGATTGTAGCCGCCGTGCGAAACTTGGTGAGAGCCTTGACCGTGATGGCCTGTCAATTGGTGAGCACCGTATGCGGCTGCAGCAGCAGCTGCACCCCCAGCTAGAATTCCCCCCATTCCATGGCTGCCTCCTGAACAAACAAAACACAAGCACTCAATATTAATTTCATAGTTATAATGCAAACGATAATGTCAAATGTCTTCACATTATCAAGATGAGCACTGACAACTTGAGTTGAAGCAAAACTAGACCAAAACATCTATAGAAGCCAAACTCCGCCTAAAGAATAATAACATGAGACAACAATGATGACTCGTATGATCAGAGCAAAATTCATACTTGATCAATTTAGACATTAACAGCAGAACACTTCTTTGAGATGATGGATCAATGTCTTAGAACACATATGTACATTAACATCATGAAAATCAAGCTAGTTTAGATACCAGATTTTCTTGTGCAAATTTATATATATCACAAACTGATCATCTTTGTTCTGATGTTCCAATTAAAACTCTTAGTCACACCCTAATTCTAAAGATGATCCTTTGCATCTATATCCAATTGTGACAAAGTCTCTCAAACAATAATTGAGCAACTCAAAACTTCATAATATCCCTAAATTTTTTCAAATCTCAAATTACCAATTCACACAACACACATAGAACATGACAAAAGCCAACATCTTTACACATGTTAATCAACTCCAACAACACAAACAAACTCAACATCAAACAAAGACAAGAAATTCACCTCCAGAATGACCGCCGTGAGCGGCGGGCGGGTACCCTTGAGGAGGATATCCACCCTGCTGCGGCGGATACCCAGATGGCGGGTACCCTTGTGGAGGATATCCACCCTGCTGCGGTGGATACCCCTGTTGAGGAGGGTACCCATGTTGCGGTGGATACCCCTGTTGAGGGTATCCATGTTGTTGAGAATAGCCATGTTGTCCTCCGGCAACGCCGTGAAGAAGACTACCGAAAAGACCCTTGTCAGTTTCTTCACCACTTCCACCACCTTGATGCTGATCTTTTCCACCACCCATGTTTGTTGTCGATCAGAACTTCCAAAACTTAAGAGAGCAAAATAGAGAGAATTGTTGAGAGTAATGTAATGTGTAATGTGATTGGAGATATGTTGGGGTTTATATAGTTTTTTATGGTGTGGGAAAATATCGTTGACGAGATTGAAATGACGCGCTTCTGTGTGCCTTACCCGTTAAGAATCTATCGAATCCGAATCGGATGAAACATCAAACACGGTAGAAACGCGGGTCGGATTATTTGATTTGATTTGGGTTTCTGTATTTTATTGGACGCGGTCGATTTTATTTCCTTCTTTCTTTAGCGATTTGTATTAGTCGGACACATTCATCTTAAACTCTTCAAAGAAGGGAAGAAATCATCATAGTTGATGGCTTTTATGAGTTAGGCAGGATGGCTTTGGTATTCATTTCGATGATTCAGTCTAATAATTTGATTATAATGTACTATTACAATTGGTTTTAGTTAAGACGTTATTCTTTCTTTCTTATGTAACGAAATTATAATCGGTTCTTAATTTTTCTATTGACTTAAAAATGACTCGTTTGCATTAATCACTTAATTCTTATCCGAAAGTTATCATTGTTTTATGAAAGTTGTCGATAATAACGGGTTCAGAAAATGTAAAGTAAGATATTAATCTTGTGTTTTAATGAAAAATTGGTTGAAGTTCATCTAGGTGGGTTGTCTCCACTAGTGATAGTGATCGGATGATCGGACAAATGAAAAGACAGATTTTTAATCAACAGGTGGTGATAGTGATCGGATGTCGTCGGCATAGTTTTGGAGGGGTCGCAACTTTTACAACGGGCTTTTATCCACTAATGACACCCTTCTTCCTTAGTCCTTGTATGTGTACGTAGTTGAGAGTTGGGGAATGAGTGGGAATCTACTACCTCAGCATGCCATTTTCTGTTACGTTAATTCAAACGATTCAACCTGTAACTCAGCCACTTAGGTTATTTCTGGTTGAAACAATTACATTTGTAAAAGAACTGAACCAGGAATTTTATTAGCTTCAGATTAACTACATTATGCATTCAAAATCCATACGACCAAAACCCAACACAAAGTAAGCATTACATCGATCGTATAGAAGCAAATTCCATTACATGACCTCTTAGAAACATCCCTTTATTCCACAACCATTACCCCGATTCTGAAAAGGCCATGCACTCATCTTGGTCCTCTAGTCAGAAATCTGAATAGCCTTCACATCAGGCTTCTTCACCTCTTGTTTTGGCACAGTGACAGTAAGCACCCCGTTCTTCATCGCCGCCTTCACCTCCCCCACCTTCGCATTCTCCGGCAGCCTGAACCTCCTCAAGAACTTGCCGCTGCTCCTCTCCACCCTATGCCACTTGTCACTCTTGTCCTCCTTCTCCACTTTCCTCTCGCCGCTGATCTGCAGCACCTTCCCTTCCTCTACCTCCACCTTCACCTCCTCCTTCTTCAGCCCCGGCAGGTCCGCCTTGAACACGTGCGCCTCCGGCGTCTCCTTCCAGTCGATGCGCGTGTTCGCCACTGCCGCCGTTTCGGAGCGTGGAGCCGAGCGAGAGGTGGTCAAGGGGAAGTCCTGAAACGGGTCCCAGATGTCGAGCGAGAACGGGTCGAAGATGTTGCTCCGTCGATCGTTGCCGAAAAAGCTTCCCGGAATAAGAGACATTTTGAATATTATGAGTTTAAGTTTGTACGTAAGTTTGTGACTTGTGATTGCTTTGGAAAATTTGATTCTGGTTTTGGAGGTGAGGAGAGGAGGTATATATAGGAAGAAGATGTGGGCAGTTTAGTAATGAGGTAAGGATTCTTCGTCTCTCTTCTTGAAGCGTCTGGTATTGTCTGGCCAATGCAAGGAGGTTCCAGAGTCGACAGAGATGGTTCTCGAAAAGTCGAGCGCACTACTGATGCAGGCAGCCCAAAAGAAAAAGAAGCCCAGGCAGGATGGTCGGCCCACCTTTTAAAAAAAGGGAAACTAAAAATAAGTCTCGGACCTCTTCTTCTCTCTTCCTCCCCCGTATGACACTTCTAGTTTCATACACTTTACTCTGAGAAAAATCCAACGAAACCTCATATGATCGATTCTCATAACCAGATTGATCAAATCATATCATCTTCCTCCCTGGATTGCATTGTGTAAAATGCACAACTACAATGTTGCAGCATTTGCAGCAGTGTACAAGTCACTGAATCACATAAGACGTGTAAGAGCACGAACAACACATTTGCACAATGACGAGGCTGAAAATGAAAGCTCAACACTTTAATACGGATGAAATCGACCGGGCGGGATGGCAAGAGTGCCCACTGCCCAACTGATTAACACAGTCAAGATTGGTGAGCGGTGAGCCGGTGACTAACATATAGTGATTGCTTTCTATTCCAATCCCAGTTAATAGTACATTCCTTCTTCTCTCTTGGTAACATTTCTACGTGCAGTCTTGCAGACATCGTTTACCTGTGATTATGAGGAATGCTGGCCCATTTTCATTTTTTTCCCTTCATGATAACTGCATGTAACCAACAGTAAAATCAAGATTCCTCACAAAGGTTGTTGGCTAAGGTTGCCTTCAAAACTATCACCGAAAGACAGCGTATACTGTACGTCAGTACAGATTCCTAACCATGCACTAAACTCAATGCAGTACAATACACACACATATAGATAGCTATAGAGACCTAAGAGTTGGAAAGTAATACACCAGACCCTGTAAACTTCCAAATGGAGCAGAGGAAAGGCAGGAGGTTGATACTCTTCCCGTTTCCCTTGCAAGGCCATATAAACCCTATGCTTGAGCTAGCCAACATTCTTCACTCGAAAGGCTTCTCCATAATCATCATCCATACCAATTTCAACTCTTTCAACATGTCAACTCATCCGCACTTCACCTTCCACTCAATCTCAGATGACTTATCTGAAAGCCAGGCGGCTGAAAAGGATCTCCTCCTCCTTCTTTCTCATCTCAACGCAAAGTGCGGTGAACCTTTCCGGGAATGCTTGGCCGCTTTGTTGTCTAGTGTAACAGAAGAGCCTGTTGCTTGCTTGATCTGTGACCCCCTCTTTGACTTCACTCAGTCTGTTGCTGAGAGCCTCAAACTCCCAAGGATCCTGCTAAGGACTGGTGGCGCTTCTTCCACTGCTGTCTATTCGGCATTTCCACTCCTGAAAGAAAAGGGTTACATTCCAATACAAGGTACAGATAGCTTTCAAGTCACTTGCTAAAAGGGCAAAACGTAGATTAAAAATCTTCCCATTATATTACTTGAGCTTGTCTATCGGTTACTTAAGAATCCTTACAGTTTCCTATTTTCTACTTTGAATTTTGGACACTAGAATCTCGGCTGGAAGAGACGGTGACAGAGCTTTCACCTGTCAAAGTTAAGGATCTTCCACCAGAGAGATTTTTTAAAGCAGCACAAGCCTTTACATATGACACCAAGTTCTCAAATGGCTATGTCTTCAACACTTTTGAAGACCTTGAACAGCATGCACTGGCCACAATCCGCAAGGAATTTCACATTCCGGTTTTCCCAATAGGCCCTTTTCATAAGAATTTCCCAGCAGCCTCTTCTTCAAGTCCAAGCTTATTGTCACAAGACCGGAGCTGCATTTCATGGCTAGACACTCGACTACCAAACTCTGTCATCTATGTTAGCTTTGGGAGCCTTGCTGCAGTAAATGAAGCTCAGTTTCTAGAGATAGCTTGGGCACTAGCCAACAGCAAGCAACCCTTTTTGTGGGTGGTTCGACCCGGGTTAGTTCAAGGCTCGGAATGGCTAGAACCACTGCCTAGTGGTTTTATTGAGAGCTTGAATGGAATTGGACACATTGTGAAATGGGCACCCCAAAAAGAGGTGCTTGCCCATCAAGCTGTTGGAGTATTTTGGACTCACAATGGTTGGAATTCGACATTGGAGAGCATCTGCGAGGGAGTACCTATGATTTGTATTCCATTTTTTGCTGATCAAATGGTGAATGCAAGATATGTGAGCGATGTTTGGAAAGTAGGAGTGCGGCTAGAGCTTGGTATCAAGAGAGAAGAAATCGAAGCAGCAATTAGAAGACTAATGATGGAGAAAGAAGGGGAAGAGATACGAGATAGAGTGTCAAAGCTAAAGGTTATGGCAAATATTTGCCTAAAACAAGGTGGCTCTTCATACCAAGCGTTGGATGGCTTGGTTGATCATATCTTATCACTAGAATCCTTATTTACAAAACTTAAAAGTCAGTGATAGATTAAAATTATAGACGTAAGGTATCATATTTGTGTAACTTTATTCAATAATCCTACGAAATAAAATGTCTCTGCTTTGTGTAACTTTATTCAATAATCCTACGAAATAAAATGTCTCTGTTTTGTGTACCTTTATTCAATAATTCATGCTGCAACCTAATTGTTTACATCTACCTAGCCTAGCACCATATTATATAGTAAACGTTATAATAAAAATATTAATAAAATGTAATATAATTTTATCATAGGGCCATAGGCCATGCTATGTATAAATCTTTCTACATTTATACATATAGGTATCTACATGTATACATGCAGAAAGAAACAACACTGAATACAGGAGCAGTAGATATAGACTCAAGCGAAGACAGAAACCAGAAGGCATGCGATATATGTAGACTCTAAGTTTTAATGGAGCAACTAGGAAAGGCCGGAGGCTAATACTCTTGTCATTACAATTTCGAGGCCGTATAAGCTTCTCCATAACTGGGCTGAGCCTCCAGCTTAGGTTGGGTTCGAAATCCCTTTCCAAAAAAAAAAAACCCACTTCATAACAATCACCGACACCGGCTTCAGCTCTCTCAACATCACCACCATCCCACTTCACTATTCATTGCAGCAATGAATGAAGCTAGCACAAATTGGTAAAATTATATGGTGGTTGGAAGCATACGATTCTAGAGTTTACTTTTGAAATCAAACCGTAATCAATATTATACATTAATTCTCTCTTGGCCGGTAAAGGCTGTACTGCAAAACTGAAAGGCTGTACTGCAAGACTGATAGCTATGTATGGAGCCCTTATATGGTAGCTTTGCATTAAGGTGGGCACATGCAATACAGTTGCATAACCTAACACTGGTCCAATTTAATTACAATGCATGTACTACGATGTCAGGTTTGACAGTTACACACGTTTGTACAGTATACATCAGATCGTAAACCGTTTAATTGTTTAACAATTTAAAATTTAAGATGATCGGACCATTCACGACCACGGCTTAATATATGCTATATACATATGTATAATAGAAAAGTTGCTACAATGTCATCATATATTGATATATAGGCTACGGGGATAGTGAGATTAAAGAAACCAAAGAGACCTAAAGCCTCAAGCAAACAAAGTTCAAACGTACCTCTGAAATTGTAATGGAGCAGAGGAATGGCCGGAGATTGATACTTCTCCCACTGCCCCTGCAAGGCCATATGAACCCCATGCTTGAGCTGGCCAACATTCTATACTTCAAAGGCTTCTCCATAACCATCATTCACACCAGTTTCAACTCTCTAAACCCTTCAACCCATCCTCACTTCACATACCACTTGATCTCAGATAACTTATCTGAGAGCGAGGCTGTTGAAAAGGATCTCCTCCTCCTCATTTCCCATCTCAACAGAAAGTGTTATGAACCTTTCAGGGAATGCTTCGCTTCCTTGGTATCTGATGCGTCAAAAGAGCCTGTTGCTTGCTTGATCTCTGACCCTGTATTTGATTTCACTCAATCTGTTGCAGAGAGCCTCAAGATCCCAAGGATTATGTTAAGGACTGGTAGTGCCTCCTTCACTGCTGTTATATCTGCATTTCCACTCTTGCAGGGAAAGGGTTACATTCCAAAACTAGGTACAGTTTTTCTAAAAGACAAATGCAAATTTAAAAGTTACACTTTAATTGATGTGAGATTAATCATCATGCGGAAAACTTAATTTTGGTCATGTGAAATCATGGCATGTATTTGAGATGTTGCTCTCTTCATCACACCCTACACATTACATGTTATTACCTACTTCCATGCATGGAGCTTCAGCTTTTCTCTATTAGGTATTTATAATGCAGCACATTTGATAGCTCTTATATCTGCCTAATTTCTATATGGGCATCAGATTCTCGACTGGGAGAGCCAGTGACAGAGTTTTCACCTCTCAGAGTTAAAGATCTTCCAGTGATCAACAGTTCTGACCCAGAGAGATTCTTTAAACTAGTACACAACCTGACGTACCAAACCAAAGCATCATATGGGTTTATTTTCAATACTTTTGAAGACCTTGAGCAACACGCACTGGCCACACTTCGCAAGGAATTTCACATTCCAATTTTCCCAATAGGTCCATTTCACAAGTGTGTCCCAGCAACCACTTCTACAAGTAGATTCTTGTCACAAGACTGGAGCTGCATTTCATGGCTAAACACTCAAGCACAAAAATCTGTGATCTATGTCAGTTTCGGGAGCATTGCCACATTAGACGAAGCTCAGTTTTTGGAGATAGCCTGGGGACTAGCCAACAGCAAGCAACCCTTCTTGTGGGTGGTTCGACCTGGATCAATCTCTGGGTCAGATTGGCTTGAACCATTACCTAGTGGGTTTCATGAGACCTTGAATGGTAGGGGGCACATTGTTAAATGGGCACCTCAAAAAGAAGTGCTGGCTCATCAATCAGTTGGAGTGTTTTGGACTCATAGTGGCTGGAATTCTACATTGGAGAGTATTTGTGAGGGGGTTCCTATGATCTGTACACCATTTTTTGGTGATCAAATGTTGAATGCAAGATATGCAAGTGATGTTTGGGAAGTTGGGTTGCACCTAGAGAATGGATTGGAGAGAGGCGAAATTGAAAGAGCAATTAGAAGTCTCATGATGGAGAAAAAAGGGGATCAGATGAGAGATAGGCTGTCAAAGATAAAGGAGAAGGCAAATATATGCCTGAGACAAGGCGGCTCTTCATACCAATCTTTGAATGACTTAGTTGATCACATTTTATCCTTAGAATCATTGGCTCTCATAAAACATGATTGAAATATTATAGATCCTCATATGTACAGATTTCGAAAATTCTAAGAATAAAGCGAAATACGTATTTTGATCAAATAATGAGTTCATTGCTATGGAAAAACTTGATACAATTGCTAGTAGTATGATAAATAATACAATCAGAAGTCACTGACAATTAAGCATCTATGTAGTGAAGCAACTATGTGCTTGTGAAGCTACAATGTGATTTAGGCATTTAGCGATCAGTGCTGTGTTTTGTGCACCTTGGATTGTATCCCAAATTTTATTCATGCTGCAAATGATGAAGGGTCTACATCTACAGAGCCTATTCCCAGGACGGTAAACAGCGAGTGTAACAACGCGATGTTTAGTTCGACTGGTCCTCGTTTTAGTCGGTTTATTCCGTTGTCCTCTCTCTCTCTCTCATGATCTCTTCTTCCTTAATTTCTCCTCTCTCGCCAACACAACCCAGGTCCAATCCTTCGCCGACTTCGTCGATCGTACTCGACTCCACGCATCCAAACATTATGATTCTCTTTCATCTTCAAGCAATTCGTCCGTGCCAGATCCTTTAATTCCTTGCAGATCGTCGAGTGGGTTTCCGATTTCTGATTAACTTGTTCTGATTTTGATGCCGTTTTAGAAATTTAGTAGATACTGATTATTGGATTGGGTTTGAGTTCGACCACTTCGACGCCGAGAGTCTTCGTATTTCTATGGGGAGTTGGTTGCTAGGGCGGCAAGGCTAGCTTTGATTGCTGAGGAGGTCCGGCGATTGAGACTTTTGGTGGGAATGGGTTCTCCTTGTATAAGAGTAAATGGGGTGGCATTCAGGTCTTAAGGCTTACGAATTGCTTTCTCGCATTGCCGGCAAACATCTACCTTTTTTTTTGGTCTGCAAACATCCACCTTGAATGTTGCCCAATCATGGGATCTGGGTTTCTTCTGTTCCTTTGGAGAAGAAGAACTGAGTTTGTCTCCTAAAAAATAAAAAAAAGAATTAGATATAGGTTTAGGGGTTTGTGATTTAGGGTTTTTTTTTTTTTTTTTTTTGAGAGTAATGTTAATTAATTTATAATAATTAAGAGGTTTGGGATAATGAATTGTTTAATGATTAATTTTATTTTCCTTTTAGAGAGTAATGTTAATTAATTTATAATAATTTTCAGAATAAAAATTGAAACTTATATTATTTTCTTTTTATGAAATAAATATTTCATTATTTATTGAGTTGGACAAACGTAAGATTTAAAAACCGAAAAAAAATTCGTGGGATCCTAAATCTCATATATTTGAGTTTTTTGTTTGAAAATGGGGAAAAATAGAATCTTGCACGATGTCGGTCAACCGTATTTTGTGTAAAAAACGAGGTATATTTAAGGTTGACCAATTTGATAAGGGCCGTAACAAATCTGAAATGGGGTGTATTTTTTTTCAGTAGACCTATTTAATTATCATGCCTACATCAGATCGTGAAATTTTTATTTTCACGTATTTATTACCTCGGATCGTCACGTGTTTACTAAAGCGATATAACTTGTTTAGTAGTTTATATTCAAATGAATATCATTGTGAACCAACTATACAGAGAAAGCAAAATTTTTGAAAATCTTGTGAAATAGGATGTGATCAAGATAGGGAATACAGGCAGAAATGAAAAATCACAAACTTCCGGTAACGTTTAGGCCCCGATAAAAGCGGTCAACCCTAATTACGCTTAGGCGCTCCTAAGGGGAGTCTAACCATTGGAGGGTCAATTTAACAAAAAAAATTCATACGATCCTAAATCTCATATGTATGAGCTTCTTGTTTGAAAACGAGGAAAAATAAGATCTCACACGTTGTCAATCAACCGCGTTTTGTGTAAAAAACGAGGTATATTTAAGGTTAACCGATTTGATGAGGGGCTTAATAAATCTGAAACTGGGTGGATTTTTTTTTTCAATAGACCTTTTTAATTACCATGCCTACATCAGACGGTGAAATTTTTATTTTCAAGTATTTATAACCTCGGATAGTCACGTGTCTACTAGAGCGGTATAACTTATTTAGTAGGTTACATTCAAATGTATATCATTGTGAACCAACTATACAGAGGAAGCAAAATTTTCGAAAATCTTTGAAATAGGATGTGATCGAAATAGTGAAATACAGGTAGAGATGAAAAATCACAAACTTCCGGTAATGTTTAGGCCCCGATAAAAGCGGTCAACCCTAATTACGCTTAAGCGCACCACCGGAGGGTCAATTTAACAAAAAAAATCATGAGATCCTAAATCTCATATATATGAGCTTCTTGTTCGAAAACGAGGAAAAATAGGATCTCGCACGATGTCGGTCAACCGCGTTTCGTGTAAAAACGAGGTATATTTAAGGTTCACTGATTTGATGGGTGACATAAATAATCTGAAACGGGATGGATTTTTTTCAGTAGATCTATTTAATTACCATACCTACATCAGAACGTGGAATTTTTATTTTCACGTATTTATAACCTCGGATCGTCACGTGTTTACTAAAGCGGTATAACTTGTTTAGTATGTTATATTCAAATGTATATCATTGTGAACCAACTATACAGAGGAAGCAAAATTTTAGAAAATCTTGTGAAATAGGATGTGATCGAAATAGTGAAATACATGCAGAGTTGAAAAATCACAAGTTTCCGGTAACTTTTTGGCCCTGATTAAAGCGGTCAATCCTAATTACGTTTAGGCGCTCCTAAAAGAGCCTAACCACCGAAGGGATAGGGAAAATTTAACAAAAAAAATTCATGGGATCCTAAATCTCATATATATGAGCTTATTTTTCGAAAACGAGGAAAAATAGGATCTTGCACGATGTCAATCAACTGCGTTTCGTGTAAAAAACGATTTATATTTAAGGTTGACCGATTCGATGGGGGCGTAAATAATCCGAAACGGGGTGAATTTTTTTCAGTAGACCTATTTAATTACCATGCCTACATCAGACGGTGAAATTTTTTATTTTCACGTAATTATGACCTCGGATTGCAGCGTGACTACTAAAACGATATAACTTGTTTAATAGGTTATATTC
Above is a window of Fragaria vesca subsp. vesca linkage group LG7, FraVesHawaii_1.0, whole genome shotgun sequence DNA encoding:
- the LOC101312196 gene encoding uncharacterized protein LOC101312196; protein product: MGGGKDQHQGGGSGEETDKGLFGSLLHGVAGGQHGYSQQHGYPQQGYPPQHGYPPQQGYPPQQGGYPPQGYPPSGYPPQQGGYPPQGYPPAAHGGHSGGGSHGMGGILAGGAAAAAAAYGAHQLTGHHGQGSHQVSHGGYNPSHGMPGYGGHGMPGYGGHGKVKHGKFGKHGGKHGKYGKHGGGKFKKWK
- the LOC101312485 gene encoding 17.5 kDa class I heat shock protein-like — translated: MSLIPGSFFGNDRRSNIFDPFSLDIWDPFQDFPLTTSRSAPRSETAAVANTRIDWKETPEAHVFKADLPGLKKEEVKVEVEEGKVLQISGERKVEKEDKSDKWHRVERSSGKFLRRFRLPENAKVGEVKAAMKNGVLTVTVPKQEVKKPDVKAIQISD
- the LOC101314900 gene encoding UDP-glycosyltransferase 76F1-like, with the translated sequence MEQRNGRRLILLPLPLQGHMNPMLELANILYFKGFSITIIHTSFNSLNPSTHPHFTYHLISDNLSESEAVEKDLLLLISHLNRKCYEPFRECFASLVSDASKEPVACLISDPVFDFTQSVAESLKIPRIMLRTGSASFTAVISAFPLLQGKGYIPKLDSRLGEPVTEFSPLRVKDLPVINSSDPERFFKLVHNLTYQTKASYGFIFNTFEDLEQHALATLRKEFHIPIFPIGPFHKCVPATTSTSRFLSQDWSCISWLNTQAQKSVIYVSFGSIATLDEAQFLEIAWGLANSKQPFLWVVRPGSISGSDWLEPLPSGFHETLNGRGHIVKWAPQKEVLAHQSVGVFWTHSGWNSTLESICEGVPMICTPFFGDQMLNARYASDVWEVGLHLENGLERGEIERAIRSLMMEKKGDQMRDRLSKIKEKANICLRQGGSSYQSLNDLVDHILSLESLALIKHD
- the LOC101312770 gene encoding UDP-glycosyltransferase 76F1-like; this encodes MEQRKGRRLILFPFPLQGHINPMLELANILHSKGFSIIIIHTNFNSFNMSTHPHFTFHSISDDLSESQAAEKDLLLLLSHLNAKCGEPFRECLAALLSSVTEEPVACLICDPLFDFTQSVAESLKLPRILLRTGGASSTAVYSAFPLLKEKGYIPIQESRLEETVTELSPVKVKDLPPERFFKAAQAFTYDTKFSNGYVFNTFEDLEQHALATIRKEFHIPVFPIGPFHKNFPAASSSSPSLLSQDRSCISWLDTRLPNSVIYVSFGSLAAVNEAQFLEIAWALANSKQPFLWVVRPGLVQGSEWLEPLPSGFIESLNGIGHIVKWAPQKEVLAHQAVGVFWTHNGWNSTLESICEGVPMICIPFFADQMVNARYVSDVWKVGVRLELGIKREEIEAAIRRLMMEKEGEEIRDRVSKLKVMANICLKQGGSSYQALDGLVDHILSLESLFTKLKSQ